Proteins encoded within one genomic window of Bombus vancouverensis nearcticus chromosome 4, iyBomVanc1_principal, whole genome shotgun sequence:
- the LOC117161478 gene encoding ADP-ribosylation factor-like protein 2-binding protein isoform X1, producing MDNCSLVSVEENMEQSSKNIEDKLFDEIIGHIEDILLEDEFHSIQKKFLDNYWDVFEPVEENKLIYTDIFNEYNKAVENYIVNYLQKLIPHFNIDTFLEHLNNKQNELEGEVFEVLSTFTDFVSFKEMFLDFRAVKEGKVQDLSCGISVTSLKSNTNDNDSFG from the exons ATGG acAATTGCAGCTTAGTAAGTGTCGAAGAAAATATGGAACAAAGTTCTAAAAACATAGAGGATAAACTTTTCGACGAAATTATCGGACACATAGAAGATATTTTGTTAG aagaCGAATTTCACTCTATtcaaaaaaaatttttggataATTATTGGGATGTTTTTGAACCTGTAgaggaaaataaattaatttatacagatatatttaatgaatat AATAAGGCAGTGGAAAATTATATCGTTAATTACTTACAGAAGCTAATACCACATTTTAATATTGACACATTTTTAGAACATTTAAA TAATAAGCAAAATGAATTGGAAGGTGAAGTGTTTGAAGTGTTATCAACCTTCACAGACTTCGTGTCCTTCAAAGAAATGTTTCTTGACTTTAGAGCT GTAAAAGAAGGAAAGGTTCAAGATCTTAGTTGTGGAATATCTGTTACATCTCTCAAAAGTAATACGAATGACAATGATTCTTTTGGATAA
- the LOC117161478 gene encoding ADP-ribosylation factor-like protein 2-binding protein isoform X2, which produces MEQSSKNIEDKLFDEIIGHIEDILLEDEFHSIQKKFLDNYWDVFEPVEENKLIYTDIFNEYNKAVENYIVNYLQKLIPHFNIDTFLEHLNNKQNELEGEVFEVLSTFTDFVSFKEMFLDFRAVKEGKVQDLSCGISVTSLKSNTNDNDSFG; this is translated from the exons ATGGAACAAAGTTCTAAAAACATAGAGGATAAACTTTTCGACGAAATTATCGGACACATAGAAGATATTTTGTTAG aagaCGAATTTCACTCTATtcaaaaaaaatttttggataATTATTGGGATGTTTTTGAACCTGTAgaggaaaataaattaatttatacagatatatttaatgaatat AATAAGGCAGTGGAAAATTATATCGTTAATTACTTACAGAAGCTAATACCACATTTTAATATTGACACATTTTTAGAACATTTAAA TAATAAGCAAAATGAATTGGAAGGTGAAGTGTTTGAAGTGTTATCAACCTTCACAGACTTCGTGTCCTTCAAAGAAATGTTTCTTGACTTTAGAGCT GTAAAAGAAGGAAAGGTTCAAGATCTTAGTTGTGGAATATCTGTTACATCTCTCAAAAGTAATACGAATGACAATGATTCTTTTGGATAA
- the LOC117161472 gene encoding nuclear pore complex protein Nup93 produces the protein MGDGIHEHCVLNMNDLRYTDMLTMNSSRVSGDTGFSELLRSAERLSAAVESNEELPQVERNLRQILEASNELWSRVTQTGTQDNQVQAHLLLGSRGVDLPQISQKLSSLSARRTFEPLDPIADTDIVSYLRNEKENAILSIIEQVHKDTFELTRVQQMEHMLGEWKQMRFEIINAMTAPSGELVDLRGTPQRTKLAGSMISGLSDIEVAYVKQLQNYNDHVLRGITKPNLFNAFCEAAKSFNDKKIVDLWKMVKRMVDIRPIPREDQIKSRSTAIVEQEIVLHARKYLEDRYKEFMNSVINENPAQAKRGGIPGTVPLVKSFVSVKVQNLKDLEDVMVEDKPLWPLVYYCMRVGDYKAALQCLNQYNTKFPEFRVALEEACNDPQRRPSSSAESNLKLQYRKHVRSVTDPYKRVAYCALVPCEPDDLHSDVICTADDYLWLKLCQVRDQSDAENKLTLDYLQTTISEIYGESYYHAHEQPFVYFSMLFLTGQFEAAIEFLARGAGARHLPHAVHLAAAMHEHNLLGVSQSVLAPLISVDPADKTPAKRLNFARLILLYVKRFDSTDPKECLHYLFLLRSMKDPHDRNMFAASAAEMVVDTSPAVRTQLIGKIVEDRWIPGILDQFQINTEDVINISADTLYRKGLLEDAVTVYDLARNHEKVLSLMCTLLAQVVNQKTSPGSLRSRLQVTATEISRRYQNIEIQAPSELVSAFYTLKHLMVFFDQFHNEQYQSALRTIAEAKLLPLHIKEVDERVNAIRRVPPEVAGTLADVLLATMTILYRQYQKLRSMEPGDEEARKQQLLDLREQARALTSFAGTLPYRMPNETNSKLVQMEILMC, from the exons ATGGGCGATGGAATCCATGAACATTGTGTTTTAAATATGAACGATCTTAGATACACCGATATGTTAACCATGAATTCTTCTAGAGTATCTGGAGACACGGGCTTTAGTGAATTATTGCGATCAGCGGAACGATTATCTGCTGCTGTAGAAAGCAATGAAGAACTTCCTCAAGTTGAGAGAAATCTTCGTCAAATCTTAGAGGCCTCCAACGAACTCTGGTCTCGTGTCACACAGACCGGTACTCAAGACAATCAAGTACAGGC ACATCTATTGCTTGGCTCACGTGGTGTTGATTTACCTCAGATTTCGCAGAAATTAAGTTCACTTAGTGCAAGACGTACATTTGAACCTTTAGATCCTATTGCAGATACAGATATAGTTAGTTACCTTAGGAATGAGAAGGAAAATGCTATATTGTCAATCATTGAACAAGTCCATAAAGAt actttTGAACTTACTAGAGTTCAACAAATGGAACATATGCTGGGTGAATGGAAACAAATGCGGTTTGAGATAATAAATGCCATGACAGCTCCATCTGGGGAGCTTGTAGATTTACGTGGTACTCCACAACGTACTAAATTAGCTGGTTCCATGATTAGTGGCTTATCTGATATAGAAGTAGCTTATGTGAAACAGTTACAAAATTATAATGATCATGTGCTTAGGGGAATAACTAAACCTAACTTGTTTAATGCGTTTTGTGAAGCTGCAAAGTcgtttaatgataaaaaaattgtggatctttggaAAATGGTTAAACGTATGGTAGACATTCGACCAATTCCTAGAGAAGATCAAATCAAATCAAGAAGTACAGCTATTGTTGAACAAGAAATTGTGTTACATGCAAGAAAGTACTTAGAAGATAGATATAAGGAATTTATGAACTCTGTTATTAATGAAAACCCTGCTCAAGCTAAAAGGGGTGGCATTCCAGGCACTGTGCCATTAGTTAAAAGTTTTGTTAGTGTTAAAGTACAAAATCTGAAAGATTTAGAAGATGTTATGGTTGAAGATAAACCATTATGGCCTTTAGTGTATTATTGTATGAGGGTTGGTGATTACAAAGCTGCATTGCAATGTCTTAATCAATACAACACAAAATTTCCAGAATTTAGAGTTGCCTTGGAAGAAGCTTGTAATGATCCTCAAAGACGTCCTAGTAGTTCTGCAGAATCAAATTTAAAATTGCAGTATAGGAAACATGTTAGATCAGTTACTGATCCATACAAAAGAGTTGCATATTGTGCATTAGTTCCTTGTGAACCTGATGACCTGCACTCTGATGTAATTTGTACAGCTGATGATTATTTGTGGTTGAAACTGTGCCAAGTTAGAGATCAATCGGATGCAGAAAATAAGTTGACCTTGGATTATTTACAAACTACGATATCAGAAATTTATGGAGAGTCATATTATCATGCTCATGAACAACcgtttgtatatttttcaatgTTATTTTTGACTGGTCAATTTGAGGCTGCCATTGAATTTCTGGCAAGAGGAGCGGGAGCAAGGCATTTACCACATGCTGTACATTTAGCAGCTGCTATGCATGAACATAACTTGTTAGGAGTAAGCCAAAGTGTTCTAGCACCTTTAATAAGTGTTGATCCTGCTGATAAGACTCCTGCTAAAAGATTAAATTTTGCCAGATTAATATTATTGTACGTCAAACGATTTGATTCCACAGATCCAAAGGAATGTTTACATTATCTATTCTTATTAAG ATCTATGAAAGATCCACATGATCGTAATATGTTTGCTGCATCAGCTGCAGAAATGGTAGTTGATACTTCTCCAGCAGTCAGAACTCAGTTAATCGGAAAGATAGTAGAAGATCGTTGGATACCAGGGAttttagatcaatttcaaattaatacAGAAGATGTTATAAACATAAGCGCTGATACATTATATAGAAAAGGTCTTTTAGAAGATGCAGTAACAGTGTATGATCTTGCTCGCAATCACGAGAAAGTTCTTAGTCTAATGTGTACGCTTTTGGCGCAAGTTGTTAATCAAAAAACTTCGCCGGGATCACTCAGATCTCGATTGCAGGTGACTGCTACAGAGATAAGCAGAAG gtaCCAAAACATTGAAATACAAGCACCATCCGAATTAGTATCTGCATTTTATACTTTAAAGCACTTAATGGTGTTCTTTGATCAATTTCATAATGAACAATATCAAAGTGCGCTTAGG ACTATTGCAGAGGCGAAATTGTTACCATTGCATATCAAAGAAGTCGATGAAAGAGTAAACGCAATACGACGTGTACCACCCGAAGTAGCTGGTACATTAGCCGACGTCCTTTTAGCTACAATGACAATACTTTACCGTCAATATCAGAAATTACGATCGATGGAACCAGGTGATGAAGAAGCAAGGAAACAGCAACTTCTTGATCTTCGGGAACAAGCGCGAGCTTTAACTAGTTTCGCAGGAACACTTCCATATCGTATGCCAAATGAAACGAATAGCAAACTTGTACAAATGGAGATCcttatgtgctga
- the Dis3 gene encoding exosome complex exonuclease RRP44-like protein Dis3 has translation MLTTKIFFRKTKGGNVFKTVREHYLRDDIHCGSKACGKCVYRTRNIILDDEDSSVSSSKIMEPYYLLIDTNIILDQIDILEEDIICNVIIVQTVLEEVKHKSSTVYKRLRNIITNPQRKFYVFVNEHHKDTYVERNPGESTNDRNDRAIRVATKWYNAHLNLDDNTIKTVLLTDDTRNRELAEKEGIPVISMEDYILSLENSGFLADKLCKKSYGAVFEGPEIFPCHLTPFELHEGIKNGKLLQGTFQASKENFLEGFVNVDGVEKSIFIQGRSNLNRAVDGDAVVVKLLPEDQWSSPSDIVLQDEEEADADDDILKTNKILDKFGSSNKMQKTPTGKVVGIIRRNWRQYCGILQPSNIEGNVRHLFVPAERKIPKIRIETRQYTVLCKQRIIVAIDSWPRNSRYPLGHFVRALGEIGNKTTENEVILLEHDIPHSRFSDAVLSSLPEISWRVTDVDIAQREDLRYLDVCSVDPPGCTDIDDALHCRDLPNGNLEVGVHIADVTHFVRPGTALDKEAALRSTTVYLVDTRIHMIPELLSTNFCSLREKEEKLTFSCIWEMDRDANIINTRYCKSVICSRAAMTYDEAQLKIDDVTQQDSLVKSLRNLNNLAKKLKKRRLDNGALLLASPEVRFEVDCETHDPIEVEVKKLRETNSMVEEFMLLANISVAKKILEEFPECAVLRRHPEPPPTNFEPLIKAAKNQGFTINVDSGKALADSLNKCHKESNPYFNTMLRILATRCMMQAVYFVSGMHQPSEYYHYGLACPVYTHFTSPIRRYADVMVHRLLAVCIGADATYPDLLDKKKNHTLCQNMNYRHRMAQYSNRASVALNTHLFFREKIQDEEGYILFVRKNALQILIIKYGLEGTLYLNKDKNLGATFIYNDEDHSQTCGNIVFRTFDPVTVQISLNRSNIQHEKLIFKLVKPFIPGFSVPPTNTADTCQMVPKESTKETVKRKIGAEKVSDSNTKSGGSRKKQKKRKH, from the exons ATGTTGACGACCAAAATATTCTTTAGGAAAACTAAAGGGGGAAATGTGTTTAAG ACGGTTAGGGAGCATTACCTTAGAGATGATATTCATTGTGGATCTAAAGCTTGTGGAAAGTGCGTGTACAGAACTCGAAACATAATTTTAGATGACGAGGATTCCAGTGTAAGCAGTTCTAAGATAATGGAACCTTATTATCTATTAATTGATACTAATATTATTTTAGATCAA ATTGACATTTTGGAAGAAGATATTATTTGCAATGTCATTATTGTACAAACAGTGTTGGAAGAAGTGAAACATAAAAGTTCTACCGTATATAAAAGATTAAGGAATATTATCACTAATCCGCAAAGGAAATTTTATGTATTTGTTAATGAACATCATAA GGATACTTATGTCGAGCGTAACCCTGGTGAAAGTACAAATGACAGAAATGATAGGGCAATTAGGGTTGCAACAAAGTGGTATAATGCACATTTAAATTTAGATGACAATACGATCAAAACTGTGCTATTAACAGATGATACACGCAACAGAGAATTAGCAGAAAAAGAAGGGATCCCAGTTATTTCAa TGGAAGATTATATATTATCGTTAGAAAATTCAGGCTTTTTGGCTGataaattatgtaaaaagaGTTATGGTGCAGTATTTGAGGGCCCAGAAATTTTCCCATGTCATCTTACACCATTTGAATTACATGAAGGCATAAAAAATGGGAAACTTCTGCAGGGAACCTTTCAAGCTTCAAAAGAAAATTTCCTTGAAGGATTCGTGAATGTAGATGGAGTTGAGAAATCT ATTTTTATCCAAGGTCGTAGTAACCTTAATAGAGCTGTTGATGGCGATGCAGTTGTAGTGAAACTCTTGCCAGAGGATCAGTGGTCATCTCCTAGTGACATTGTTCTGcaagatgaagaagaagcaGATGCTGACGATGATattttaaaaacaaataaaatattagataaATTTGGTTCATCAAACAAGATGCAAAAGACACCGACTGGCAAAGTTGTTGGAATTATCAGAAGAAATTGGAGACAATATTGTGGAATATTGCAACCCAGTAACATAGAAGGG AATGTACGACATTTATTCGTGCCAGCTGAACGAAAAATACCTAAAATAAGAATTGAAACTAGACAATATACTGTGCTGTGTAAACAGAGAATCATCGTAGCAATTGATTCATGGCCACGTAATTCTAGATATCCTCTTGGTCATTTTGTACGCGCGTTAGGTGAAATAGGGAACAAAACCACCGAAAATGAAGTGATATTGTTGGAACACGATATCCCCCATAGTCGATTTTCTGACGCTGTCCTCAGCTCATTACCAGAGATCTCATGGAGAGTCACGGACGTC GACATAGCACAAAGGGAAGATCTAAGATATTTAGATGTATGTTCAGTCGACCCACCAGGTTGCACAGATATCGATGATGCGCTTCACTGTAGAGATCTACCAAATGGTAATCTAGAAGTAGGTGTACATATTGCGGATGTAACACATTTTGTAAGGCCTGGTACTGCGTTAGATAAAGAAGCAGCATTACGATCTACGACTGTATATTTGGTTGACACGAGAATTCACATGATTCCTG AGTTACTCAGCACAAATTTCTGCTCTTtacgagaaaaagaagagaaactaACGTTTTCTTGCATATGGGAAATGGATAGAGACGCAAACATAATTAATACTAGATATTGTAAGTCCGTAATATGTTCACGAGCAGCGATGACTTACGATGAAGCTCAACTAAAAATTGACGATGTTACTCAACAAGATTCACTTGTAAAGTCATTAAGGAATCTTAATAATTTAgctaaaaagttaaaaaagagACGTCTGGATAATGG AGCGTTATTATTAGCATCTCCAGAAGTCCGTTTTGAGGTAGACTGTGAAACGCATGATCCTATCGAAGTGGAGGTAAAAAAATTGCGAGAAACTAATTCTATGGTGGAAGAATTTATGTTGCTCGCAAATATTTCGGTTGCTAAAAAGATTTTAGAAGAATTCCCAGAATGCGCTGTATTAAGAAGGCATCCTGAACCACCACCTACTAATTTCGAGCCTCTTATAAAGGCCGCAAAGAATCAG GGTTTTACTATAAATGTAGATAGTGGCAAAGCATTAGCAGATTCGTTAAATAAATGTCATAAAGAAAGTAACCCTTACTTTAATACTATGTTAAGGATACTTGCCACACGCTGTATGATGCAAGCTGTATATTTTGTTAGTGGCATGCATCAACCAAGTGAATACTATCATTATGGTTTAGCATGTCCTGTTTATACTCATTTTACATCGCCTATTCGAAG ataCGCAGATGTGATGGTACATCGTTTATTAGCAGTTTGCATTGGGGCTGATGCAACATATCCCGATTTGTTAGACAAAAAGAAGAATCACACACTTTGTCAGAATATGAACTATCGTCATAGAATGGCTCAATATTCTAATCGAGCATCAGTAGCACTAAATACTCAT TTATTCTTTAGAGAAAAAATTCAAGATGAAGAAGGTTATATACTTTTTGTACGAAAGAATGCGTTgcaaatattgataataaagtATGGCTTAGAGGGGACTTTGTACCTGAACAAAGACAAAAATTTAGGTGctacatttatatataatgaCGAAGATCATTCACAAACCTGTGGAAATATCGTATTTCGCACTTTCGATCCGGTTACTGTGCAAATAAGTTTGAACAGATCCAATATACAGCATGAGAAACTAATATTTAAGTTGGTTAAGCCGTTT ATTCCAGGTTTCAGTGTACCTCCAACAAATACTGCAGATACTTGTCAGATGGTACCGAAAGAAAGTACGAAAGAAACGGTAAAAAGAAAGATAGGAGCAGAGAAAGTATCAGACAGTAATACCAAAAGTGGAGGAAGCAGgaaaaaacagaagaaaaggAAACACTAG